CGATTCTTTCCTGGAATGGTGCCCCAAACTTTTATCTTGGGTAAATTTCAAAATACCAACGGGTGATTTTTTTAGGTGGATGATAAAGAGATGTGTGTTGGCATCTGAAGCCTCTTTTACCAGAACTTCATCTGTGAAACTATTTTGGATGTATGAAGAGGAATCTCCATCTGGCCATAGGTGTAAGTAATGTTGGTCATAAGCTTTAGTGCCTATAGTAATATAAGTGGAGTACTTTTCAGTCGTTAAGGGTTCAAAGCGTATAATATCTGTCATAGATTACTAGGAAATTTCTCCACCCTCCGGGCCATAAAATAACACCCATGTAGAAAAATCATTGGTAAAATTTTCAAACCGGTGTGTTATGCCGGCGGGAACAAATAAAAAGTCACCCGGTATAAAGCTAGTTCGCACCCCGTCATTTAAAAATTCGCCGGTTCCAGAAACAATTATATAAACCTCATCTCGGCTATGCGGTTGCTGTAAATCTATTTTATCCGGTTTGTAAATTTCTAGGGATAACGTGCCATGTTCAAAAAGAGAAAGAAAAGGGGAAGATTCTTTTTTTAACTTTTCCAATGCCTCTTTAGTGCTAACTTTCATAATCAAAATTATTATTACCCAATGTCGGCCCATTTAATGTTACAGCCAATACTTGGCTTTTGCACCGTACTAATTTCATTTCCTTCTAACAATGCGTCCATAGCATTTCTTAAATCCCTGCCATTTAGTGGTAGATTATTGCCCGGGCGAGAATCGTCCAATTGTCCCCTATACACCAATTTTAGGTCTTCATCGAATAAATAAAAATCCGGTGTGCAGGCCGCCTGGTATGCCTTCGCTACTTCTTGCGATTCGTCATAGAGATAAGGAAAAGTGTAATCTTCGGCTTTGGCCTTTATCTTCATATAACTAGGACCATCCTGGGGATAATTCTTAATATCATTGCTAGAAATAGCTATAAAACCAATTCCTTTGTGTTGATATTCTTTTGCCATTTTTGAAATTTCCGGGTTTACGTGGACTACAAAAGGGCAATGGTTGCAAATAAACATGATTACGGTACCTTTTTCACCCTTCATGGCTTGCAAATTCATCGTTTTTTCTGTTACCGTATCCATAAGGCTGAACTCCGGTGCTAAAGTACCAAGGGCCAGCATTTTGCTTTCTGTTCTTGCCATTTATCTTTTTTTGAATTATAAAGTTAAGCGTATTTCTATTGCGGGTTGTAACCATAAAACATATTTTTAACAGAAATACGCCTTAAAATTGACCGATACGCT
This sequence is a window from Maribacter aestuarii. Protein-coding genes within it:
- a CDS encoding GNAT family N-acetyltransferase encodes the protein MTDIIRFEPLTTEKYSTYITIGTKAYDQHYLHLWPDGDSSSYIQNSFTDEVLVKEASDANTHLFIIHLKKSPVGILKFTQDKSLGHHSRKESLYVDKIYILKEATGMGIGKKVLQFIILRAKEINKKLIWLDTMQKGPALNFYLKNGFEMQGETKVPFENALEEERPMYILKKWI
- a CDS encoding cupin domain-containing protein, translated to MKVSTKEALEKLKKESSPFLSLFEHGTLSLEIYKPDKIDLQQPHSRDEVYIIVSGTGEFLNDGVRTSFIPGDFLFVPAGITHRFENFTNDFSTWVLFYGPEGGEIS
- a CDS encoding thioredoxin family protein, whose translation is MARTESKMLALGTLAPEFSLMDTVTEKTMNLQAMKGEKGTVIMFICNHCPFVVHVNPEISKMAKEYQHKGIGFIAISSNDIKNYPQDGPSYMKIKAKAEDYTFPYLYDESQEVAKAYQAACTPDFYLFDEDLKLVYRGQLDDSRPGNNLPLNGRDLRNAMDALLEGNEISTVQKPSIGCNIKWADIG